Genomic DNA from Bacillota bacterium:
GGTGAGGGTGGACATGGTCAGCTCATCGACGGTGAGCTCCAGGGGCAGGATGGAGTATTTGCGTACGAAGTATACGGTGTTGCTGTCGGAAGTTTTCAGGTAAAATCCGTTTTCTGCCTCGATCTTGGAGCTAACCAGTACCGTGGTACTGGTCCCATCCTGCAGCTGGAAGGTGACGGTGAGGGCGGGTTCATCGAGGGAGTATTCCCCCAGATCCTCCACGTCATCGAAGAAATCCGTTGCCCGCAGGTTTACGTACTCCCAGACGATATCACTGGCCCTGGTGTATTCGGCCAAATCCCGGTAGGGCGCTTCCAGACCCCAGGTTCGATCGTCTAATTTCTTAAGAACGACGGTTTCCGGACCCAAACCATCGAGGGAATAGCTTACCACGTTCCAGGGGTAAAAGTGTACAATGCTTTTGGAACGGAGGGTGGTGAAGGACAATCCCGCGGACGCGAAAGTGTCTATCACCTGGGTGGGCACCAGGTATTCTGTCTGATCGTCGAGGGACATATAGTAGTGTCGGCCATTGAAGGTCTGTTTGCCTAAGGAGAGCAAGGTGCGTTCTGTGGCGTCACCTAAGGAGATCTGCAACCAAGGCTTGTCCAGACCATGGGCCACGGGATCCGGGTCCTCCACCGGCGTGGCGTATTTCCCCACCGCCGCTAACCCCTGGAGGATTTGGTTCACCGTGCCGTATTCCGCTAAGGCCCGGCGAGGCGAGGTAATGTACCATTGGGTGGTGGGCTGTTCCTGCAGGGTGAGGACAATCTCATCTTGCTGGTGGACGATGGTCAGGTGGGTGATGGGCTTCTGATTCCAAGGGGCCAACACCGACTCCTCTTCTTGGTGACGCGGCAAAACAAACACGAATAAGATGAATAGGCCTAAACAGACCAAGACAATAATGGGGATGAGCAAACTCTTACGCATATCCTTGCCTCCTACATAGGGTGGGAAACCACCGTTCAAGGCCCATGGCGGCCTTCCACTCCAGACCCAAAGCATTCTTTTGTCTACCGTCTGGTTTCATTATACCATAGGGCTGTCTGGGAAAGCACGCCTACCCCAGGCCGTGTCCCCGCGCATGATGTCTTTGGTGGGGCAGGGGAAGGGCCAATCCCCAAGGGCCGCAACCTAGACTTTAGTCCCGGTGACTGATAGAATATGTTATATCTGGTTCACATTGCAGGGATGTACAGAATCATGGAATCTGCCATTGATGTTTAGATCGTTTGCTTTCACGTAAACAGGTGTAAGCTAAGGGTGTCAACGGGTCAGGTGAATTCTTCTGGCCGACGGACTTGCTTGATTCCCCCAAGCCCAGTGCAAGTCCAAGACGGGGATGGAAACTAGATTAATATTCAGGAAAAGATAGGTGATGAAATTGCCTGAGATGATTACGATTGGCGAAAGCATGGTGGTATTTAGCCCGAACGTGCCAGGTCCCTTGCGGTACGTCCCGCAGTTTACCAAACATGTGGCTGGCGCCGAGTCTAATGTATGCGTAGGTTTGACCCGCTTGGGACATAGTGCCGGATTTATCGGAAGGCTGGGTGACGACGAG
This window encodes:
- a CDS encoding DUF4340 domain-containing protein; amino-acid sequence: MRKSLLIPIIVLVCLGLFILFVFVLPRHQEEESVLAPWNQKPITHLTIVHQQDEIVLTLQEQPTTQWYITSPRRALAEYGTVNQILQGLAAVGKYATPVEDPDPVAHGLDKPWLQISLGDATERTLLSLGKQTFNGRHYYMSLDDQTEYLVPTQVIDTFASAGLSFTTLRSKSIVHFYPWNVVSYSLDGLGPETVVLKKLDDRTWGLEAPYRDLAEYTRASDIVWEYVNLRATDFFDDVEDLGEYSLDEPALTVTFQLQDGTSTTVLVSSKIEAENGFYLKTSDSNTVYFVRKYSILPLELTVDELTMSTLTRFSPGDLDEVAFRDETGEWIFVRAKDAWYCGTEEVSLETMTGLLNSLQGLAVEKADSPSLGQTKWEIRLDPTADPTPIVITIDENYRTRVTSRSRILQLDPQAVEALMAQFKGLGGS